The genome window GATGCAAACTATGTTCACGGAAAAGTTTTTTTGATAAACAAACCACAGGCGTTGTTTGAGCAGTTAGATGATTATGAAGGATACGGGGAAACACAACCCCAGCCAAACGAGTTTATAAGGGTATTGGCAGATATAGCGGTTGAAGCGGAATTATTGCGCTGCTGGACTTACCTGTATAATTTGCCCGTTGAAGAATTTAAGCAGATTGTATCAGGAAATTATTTCGATCAGTAAAAAAAATCCCCGGGCATTTTACTGCCAGGGGATTAGAACATATTTAGTTTAGTTAGGAAATTAAAGCACAGCCGATTTAACGGTTTTTATAATAACGGCAGCTACTTTGTACGGATCAGCAGCCGAGTTAGGGCGACGATCTTCCAGGTAGCCGTTCCAGCCTTTTTGTACAGTGTAAAGCGGGATGCGGATTGATGCACCACGATCAGAAACACCGTAGCTGTAATCGTGAATTGAAGCCGTTTCGTGTTTACCGGTTAAACGCAATTCATTGTGCGCTCCATAGACAGCGATACACTCAGCCACAGCCGGACGGAAAGCTTCGCAAATTTTATCGTAAGTTTCTTTGCTTCCTGCAGTTCTTAAAGTAGTGTTTGAGAAGTTAGCGTGCATGCCTGAACCATTCCAGTCTAATTCACCCAATGGTTTGCAATGCCAGTTGATAGACACACCATGCGCTTCACCTATTCTTTCTAATAAATAACGGGCAACCCAAATTTGGTCACCGGCTTCTTTAGCACCTTTAGCGAAGATCTGGAACTCCCACTGACCTGCTGCAACTTCTGCGTTGATACCTTCAACGTTTAAACCAGCCTCAAGGCAAACGTCTAAATGCTCTTCAACAATGTCACGACCGAAAGCGTTGTTTGCACCTACTGAGCAATAGTATGGACCCTGCGGACCTGGGTAGCCACCAGCCGGGAAACCAAGCGGTTTGTTTGTTTCCGGATCCCATAAAAAGTATTCCTGCTCAAAACCAAACCAGAAATCGTTGTCATCATCCTGGATCAGCGCACGGCCATTCGACTCGTGAGGTTTACCGGTTGAATCAAGTACTTCACACATTACCAGGTAAGCATCAAGCCTTCCCGGGTCTTTACAAATAAAAACAGGTTTCAGGATACAATCAGACGAGCCGCCTGGTGCCTGCTCGGTTGATGAACCGTCAAAACTCCAATTCGGACAGTCTTCTAATTTACCGCTGAAATCTTTCTCAATTTTTGTTTTGCTGCGCAGGCTTTGTGTTGGTTTGTAGCCATCAAGCCAGATGTACTCGAGTTTAGTTGCCATTGTTTAATGAATTTATAAAATAGGGTTGAAATCTTGTTTTTTGTATTTTTCTCTACAAATATTGATGCGAATTTAAATTATTTTTACAAATTTCATCATAAAATGTTAAAAAAATTCTAATTTTTTTCGAAAACATACATTTATAGTACGAAAATGCACAAAAATTAAAAAACATTTCTTTTGTTATTAACAATGAATTAAAAAACGATATAAAAAGGCAAAACCAGCTTGCAAATACTCATTTTTTGCAATTTTAATAAAAACATAACAACCATTCAGTTATTTTAGTAGCTCAAAACTGCATTTTCCCGCTTTTTTAATCCGCTTATCATTAGTATTCATTGTAAAAAACGGCAATCAACAGTGTTTTTTAATTATCACTGCCTTTTGCTGTTATTATATCGCCTTTTCACTTGTTTATTGCAACCAGAAATCAATATTTCAAAATCAGGAACCCAGGGCACATATTGCACTTTTTTTACACAGGAAAAAATATAAATCTCTATCTTCGGCCAGTTTATTTATCCACCCGTGAAAATAAGCTATACATGAAAACCATTGTGAGCAGCTAACAAATAAACCAACGCTCATAATAGCTTAATGGCAAATTAAAAACAAACTAAAATTATGAAAATAACTGTTGTTGGTGCCGGGGCTGTAGGCGCTACCTGCGCGGATAATATCGCGAGGAAAGAATTGGCCGAAGAACTTATTTTATTAGACATCCGCGAAGGTTTTGCTGAAGGCAAGGCTATTGATATGATGCAAACATCTGCTCTTTTAGGTTTTGATACCAAAATTAAAGGTGTTACCAATGATTACGCCGCTACTGCTGATTCAGAAGTGGTAGTTATTACTTCGGGCCTGCCGCGCAAGCCCGGAATGACACGTGAAGAACTTATTGGCACCAACGCTAATATTGTTAAAAGCGTTACCGAAAATATCTTAAA of Mucilaginibacter xinganensis contains these proteins:
- a CDS encoding gamma-glutamylcyclotransferase family protein, whose protein sequence is MEEICSYLFVYGSLLDDKNKFAIYLKDNCTFYADGKLTGKLYDIGEYPGAILQTEDANYVHGKVFLINKPQALFEQLDDYEGYGETQPQPNEFIRVLADIAVEAELLRCWTYLYNLPVEEFKQIVSGNYFDQ
- a CDS encoding glutamine synthetase beta-grasp domain-containing protein is translated as MATKLEYIWLDGYKPTQSLRSKTKIEKDFSGKLEDCPNWSFDGSSTEQAPGGSSDCILKPVFICKDPGRLDAYLVMCEVLDSTGKPHESNGRALIQDDDNDFWFGFEQEYFLWDPETNKPLGFPAGGYPGPQGPYYCSVGANNAFGRDIVEEHLDVCLEAGLNVEGINAEVAAGQWEFQIFAKGAKEAGDQIWVARYLLERIGEAHGVSINWHCKPLGELDWNGSGMHANFSNTTLRTAGSKETYDKICEAFRPAVAECIAVYGAHNELRLTGKHETASIHDYSYGVSDRGASIRIPLYTVQKGWNGYLEDRRPNSAADPYKVAAVIIKTVKSAVL